The DNA window aaaataggttgaaagtagaattctattgtgaaggaatcactcgtattcgaaaacagttattctagtgctattttactaaacactattacccttttaaaagtctgtagatctctggctacgtctgtaggagacatcaaaagtctgtaaaatacagacatgtctgtaaatctggcatcgctgccaGCACACCCCTAGAAAACTCCGACACGGAAATCAGCCGTATATACCCGCAGCCCTGCGTACATCGACATTAACGTCACGTGCGGTTGATCGAGCCGCAGCTCCCTTTTCTTTCGTTTGACAGGTGCGACGATCACGCAAACAGTTTTGCCCTTGCATCGAGAAAAAAGAAACTCCATCGAACCGAGAGACGAACACGGCgtaaaatcgagaaaaaaaaaagtaaTACCCTCGTCGTCGCGTTTTGCCTGATACTGTGCGCTCCTCTTCTATAAACGCGAGTTTGATTAATAATTGATTGATGGTGCCCTCCCCGTGTCGGTCGGTGGTTGATCGTCGTGTCCATTATTGTGCGTATACGCGATTAGTACAGTGAACAACTGCACAGTCGATAAAAATTTCATACTCGATTCGGATCGGTTTTCGGTGCATCGCTCGCAGGCTTTCATGGTGCGCCTCTTCTGTTCGACGGGCCTATCGGTGGCATTTTACATTCCAATTAAACGTTTCGCGATTATTGAGAGCAGTATGATTATCCGCGAGTTATTTTATTCGAGATTGTCTCGGTCAAATTGATTATTGCTCAGCAGTGTTCAGAGACTCGGTCGCgaaaattaagtttttttttgtttgtctaTTTTGAGATTCGCTAATTTCCATTCCACATTTTGATTGATAGGATTTTGGTCCGGTGGTTGACGAAAGTCGACTGAGTCACGCGGGTTTGATCTTTGATGTGTGCAAAATCCCAATGAAGTGGTAAAATTGTGTTGTGTGAAAGTGTTATTTTGTCTGAAGAGTGTAAAAGTTTCCGACGTATACCGAAGAAATCTATCGTGCGTGTCTGGTTTGTGTAAGGCAACAAAAAAGTGCAGTCAAGAGCAATGGAAGCTAATCCGCAATGACGTTCCCGATGCCATCACGGCAAGCTCAGACGCGATTCTGCTACTGCTGTCATTATCACCGTTATGAGGGCTGGTTGTCGTTGTCGCTGCTGCCGCTCTGATTGGATTAAGAAAGTTTAGCCCGAGTTTGTGACGGAGTTATCCGACGGTAAAGGAGCGAACGGGGACAATGTCCGAAACGGTAGCGAGCATTGACGCCGACGCTGGCTCCTGTTCTTCCTCTTCGGCTGTCACGCTTAGGGCGGAACCGTACGACAGTGGCCCCAAAACTACGACGGCTGCCGATGCGGGTGGTGGTGGTTGTTGGGGTAGGGGAAGCGCAGGAATAGGTGGTCTACTGAAAGGTCCCGTTGCCGAGCTAGTGAAGGATGAGCTGAAACGGGCCAGCACTTCACTGCCGCCGCTGTTCTACGATGGAAAGGTAAGTGTGGGAAGGGTGAAAACGCCTCCTTGGGATGTGGGATTTTATTGTTAAGGTTGTCAATTACAGCTTTGAGGAATATATTGACGAAGTTTCTAATCAGAATGGATGTTTAAAAATGACTAAGCTTACTTTTGTCTAAAGGTTAATAACACGTGGTCATTATTAGGGTGCTAGACTAAAAATTGGCACTGGTGGTTCGAATTTCGGTCATCTGTATTCACTGATGTATGATTTTCTATCAACATTTTGTTGTTTATTGACAAAAAATTACCTATTGATCTAGTAAACCTATTTCACTTATTATTAATGTGTACAATTCCCGCAATGTACTGGATTTTACTTAGAATCCAGTACATTGCAATTTCCGTGCCGTCCCAACTCTCATCCGCAGAACTCTTACAGTCGGGACATCACTTTCTCGATTTCCTTCATTCCGTCCACGGCTTTGCTGAGGACCCCAGCCTTCCGGCGAATCATCATCTTGGACATCTTGAGCGAATAACCGACGCCGTGAAACTTAGCCCAGGACATGCCGACTCCGAATTCGTCCGTCTCCCCTTGCAGATATTTGCCGTTCAAGTTGCtgcaaaatcaaaaatttattttttaatctttCGAAAGCGGCCACATGAACAAGACAAACCTACCTGGAGTGACAATTCCGATACCACCACGCCCCGTGATACTTGACAGAACAGTTTTCCTCGTGGGTGTCGTTGTCCTCGTCATAGGTACTGAAATAGGCACCCTTCGTATAGCTCATCGAATCCCCGGCCGTCCCGCTGTACCCATCGATCCGCATAACCTTGTACAGATCCGTCTCGCCCgcgatttcaaagttttcaaacctcGCAAAAGTGGTGTTCCCTTCGAAATCCTCCAGCAAAATCACCAGCTCGTGCGGAGCCGAGTATGTCAGCTGATGAATCCGTTCCAGACCAAGCCAAAACTCACCCCCGTCCATCTTGCCAAATCCGAACCGATACTCGTCCCAGTCGCGATAAAAGTTAACCATCCCATTGAACCGGTATTGGAACACGGTCCATCCGCCCTCATTGTACTCCTGATCACAGAAGACCATAATCGTTTTACCAAACTCCCCATCTGGTTGAACGGTGTACACTCCGGAGGCACTGTACGAATTCAACTGATCGCACGCTTCCAGCACCCGGGGCGGCGGTTTGGACATCATCGACGTTTGCATCTGATCCATCTGTATCAGCTCCGGGGTGTTCTCACAGTTGGAATGTGCTTTAAGCATCACCATTGCGTCATCGAAGTAGCTTCTCGTCGGCAGTCGCTGCTGAGCCAGTGCCAAATCCCTACAAAAACAAACCAACATAACCTTCAAATCTAAaaccttgaaaaaaaaagttcatcgCAAACCTCATCTCCTTATGCAGCAGCGTCAAATTCTTCGCTATAACTCTCAGCTGATGCTCCGACGACGTGGCGGACCGCTCCGTTTCCGAGATGTGCCAGGCCAGATTCTCGATCACGTGCACCAGATTCTGCAGCACCCCGGCAATCGAGTCCACCTTTTTCTGAATGCTCAACTCGAACCGCATCATCCTCAGATCCAGCTGTTCCATTTTGAAGGCAAAGTGTTCGATGTCGAAATCGTTTAGATCGGTCGAGTTGACTTCGACGTACGTTTGACCCTGGACGGTCGGGGGCAGGCCCTGTAGGCACAGAAACGTTCCGTACAGCAGGATCAGCAGGAGGATTTTCATTTTGTCACTTGCTGCTTTGTCCGATATCAGTTTCAACTGACGAACGAAAGTACACTGAGGAGGAGAAGGCCCACCGGTACGGGAAATCTTCCGATTCCTCCGAGGAATAACGGACCaacaattttccagttttttttcttctgtccGATGGCCGCCACCGCAGCCGCGGTGGTGTAGCTTCTTTAAAGAGAGGCACAACAAACAATAACAGCATAATCTGCGTCAGATTCCTACACCCGAATCAGCGCCGTTCGCGCCCGCGGTCCGTTGGAAGCTAGCGGCCAGCGCCGAGACTCTGCCCGAGAAAATTTTAATTGGTCAAATTGGGAACATTGGGGGCCTTCACGCGCGCGGTTTGATTTAGTGGGTTTGTGGGTCGGATTGCGGGGTTATGTTGCTGGTGGTTGTGGCTGCCGAGGTGCTATTATGTCATTTATGGTGGGCGCTAGGTTGCGCTTGTCTGTACGTGGGACGGGTCGGAATTCAGTACAGTATAGTTATCACCTCTTTGATGAGGTTATAACTAAGCTTATTGGTTTTGTATTGCAGAGTAAACCTAACAAAGGACTAAAtgcaacaagtttttttttgctgagcTATTTTTTCATCGGGCAGAATTTTGAACTAACGAGTTTTTTTTGCATAGATTTTTCTATGTGGTTTTGATTGTATGCTCTACGTATCTTCTGCATAAATAATTCACTATATACACGacccgaatatttttttttctgtctaAAACGTAAACCTCCCACGTTTAgctaattatttatttcaatttttttcttttattttgtccTCTGGTTGATGATAGTATAGTGGATGTAAGGCCAAGTTCCCACTAGTGGTGCAACACTGTTTCGACAGACTTCGCAGCTAATTCTTAGTGCACAAGTCTATTCCATGGATAGTGCTACGATGCTTAATGACACTGAGAATTCTTCCTGGTTAAGAGTCGAACAAATCCAAAAGTTAGGCCTTGTGCCCTTATGCGCAAATtgtttaattcacttttttctGGTTTTTGGTTTCTGAGACCAGCGCCACAATCTCTGAATCGAGGCACCAAAGGCCGATAAGCAACTGAACAAATCTTATTTCTGCTTTGACTGCTCCGTGTTGATAGGAACAGATATCCGAGGAGATGGGCATTCTTAGATCTGAGTAGCATGATGGTTGATGCGTTACGTTTTCAGTTACtagattatatatatatatatatatatatatatatatatatatatatatatatatatatatatatatatatatatatatatatatatatatatatatatatatatatatatatatatatatatatatatatatatatatatatatatatatatatatatatatatatatatatatatatatatatatatatatatatatatatatatatatatatatatatatatatatatatatatatatatatatatatatatatatatatatatatatatatatatatatatatatatatatatatatagattaaATGGAACCTTTGTTAAAATTGTATAATCCCAACCGTTGGAGGTGCGGTTTGGTGCTAGGtatgtggccttcgactggcatggttcTTTCTCATTATTGTAGCTGGTGTGTGTCTACTTACAAATGAATTGTACAATGCGCATGCGTGAGAAAATTAGTAGTTGCTGCTGTTTGTCGCATTTTTGACCTCGGATGTGATGGCTGCCTCATGAAAATGGTGCATcacaggactggcacctaagagaatATTGATTGATTACTATTCTTAATGCTTACTCCTGCATCTTCGCTCAacctattaaattttaaacaacttATACTTCTATTTTTGCTGTTCATTCAAAGTGTCATGAATTCCAGTTTtaataattttgagatacttacGAAAGAGCACCTTCATAATTCACTTGCGAGAACCTTCAGCGAAGTAGGTTAATTCATCTGTTCCGTTACAAACTCCACGTTGTTATCCCCATACcatacggaaaagtttggagCACAGTACATTTCGCCGTTTCTTGCTTCGGAATATATTCAAGGAGCACTTATTTCACCACATCTTCAAATTGCTTACCAGATAAGAAATTTCTTGGCCAATTTTCAACGATATATTTTAACTTTACTTACTGTGTtgattttatttagttttgttTCGGAAtagttttcactaagaacttcaGTCAACTGAAATCATAGTAATTATATTGTGTATTAAACTTTTCAGCCCGCTCTGAAGCAAAACCCTAGCTAAAAGTCTATATTTCATGtgatgagcattttaattttgCACGGAAGAAAGAATATTCCATTTGGACACACGAACGGCGAAACATGCTTTCATATCGACCATATATTGATGGACGGTCGTTATTTCTCTGATGTCATTAATGTCAGGACCACACGCGAACCAGCGTTGAATGCCACAGAGCAACGAACGAGAAAAACCAGGCCTGAAGACGATTGTTTGCAGCGGCTACATGTCTCAACAGCGTACGATCTAGTGAGCTGAAAGCAGCCaagtaaaaaaattcatcaatgtAAGAAACGTGGACATAACAAGATG is part of the Topomyia yanbarensis strain Yona2022 chromosome 1, ASM3024719v1, whole genome shotgun sequence genome and encodes:
- the LOC131676134 gene encoding uncharacterized protein LOC131676134, which translates into the protein MSETVASIDADAGSCSSSSAVTLRAEPYDSGPKTTTAADAGGGGCWGRGSAGIGGLLKGPVAELVKDELKRASTSLPPLFYDGKSDLCTLGSRPGMECVPLRSPADPYHYHHVTDQTKSLQVRN
- the LOC131686092 gene encoding microfibril-associated glycoprotein 4-like — translated: MKILLLILLYGTFLCLQGLPPTVQGQTYVEVNSTDLNDFDIEHFAFKMEQLDLRMMRFELSIQKKVDSIAGVLQNLVHVIENLAWHISETERSATSSEHQLRVIAKNLTLLHKEMRDLALAQQRLPTRSYFDDAMVMLKAHSNCENTPELIQMDQMQTSMMSKPPPRVLEACDQLNSYSASGVYTVQPDGEFGKTIMVFCDQEYNEGGWTVFQYRFNGMVNFYRDWDEYRFGFGKMDGGEFWLGLERIHQLTYSAPHELVILLEDFEGNTTFARFENFEIAGETDLYKVMRIDGYSGTAGDSMSYTKGAYFSTYDEDNDTHEENCSVKYHGAWWYRNCHSR